In Rhizobium sp. EC-SD404, the following proteins share a genomic window:
- a CDS encoding mandelate racemase/muconate lactonizing enzyme family protein has translation MRIIDARTSVHALDLRLPLTNTPAGDSTRVICELETDDGFVGVGMSARFLPHAIASAVTNHLVQAIKGMDPRDLEAIHARLEPIVSERGRMSGINLAALACVDLACWDIIGQASGRSVAQLLGGHKTYADAYVTYGFPVYDPDQLVELGRQLMAKGHTRLKMLVGVAKGGLLEDAMRVKYVREALGDTLILALDGNENPSLEYATQLCRLVEDYNIAWFEDPIRNNDARDLAMLRKRTTIPLSAGQMDGHSRQFREWIEHDALDIFMPNSMYNGGMTETRRVAHLAQIYNRPLSDAGGGGIYCLHHVAGFRNGTLVECHLGVEQLEQAIFTDAPEPIDGRVHVPERPGFGVTLNRDVLKDTLIRPE, from the coding sequence GTGAGAATTATCGATGCCAGGACGAGCGTGCATGCGCTCGATCTCCGCCTTCCTCTGACCAACACGCCTGCCGGCGACAGCACCCGCGTCATCTGCGAGCTGGAGACGGACGATGGATTCGTGGGTGTCGGCATGAGTGCCCGGTTCCTGCCGCACGCCATCGCTTCGGCCGTCACCAATCATCTCGTCCAGGCGATCAAGGGAATGGATCCGCGCGATCTCGAAGCAATTCACGCGCGGCTGGAGCCGATCGTCAGCGAACGCGGCCGCATGTCGGGCATCAACCTCGCAGCGCTTGCCTGCGTGGATCTGGCCTGTTGGGACATCATCGGTCAGGCGTCGGGGCGCAGCGTCGCCCAGCTTCTCGGCGGTCACAAAACCTACGCCGACGCCTATGTCACCTACGGTTTTCCTGTCTACGACCCCGACCAGCTGGTCGAACTCGGTCGTCAGCTGATGGCCAAGGGGCATACCCGGCTGAAGATGCTGGTCGGTGTCGCGAAGGGCGGTCTGCTCGAAGACGCCATGCGCGTGAAATATGTGCGCGAGGCATTGGGCGACACGCTCATTCTCGCGCTCGACGGCAATGAGAACCCCAGCCTCGAATACGCAACGCAGCTCTGCCGCCTCGTCGAAGACTACAACATCGCCTGGTTCGAGGATCCGATCCGCAACAACGATGCGCGCGATCTGGCCATGCTGCGCAAGCGCACGACCATCCCTCTTTCGGCTGGTCAAATGGACGGCCATTCACGGCAGTTCCGGGAATGGATCGAGCACGATGCGCTCGACATCTTCATGCCCAACAGCATGTACAACGGCGGCATGACCGAGACGCGCCGCGTCGCGCATCTCGCCCAAATCTACAATCGCCCGCTCTCCGACGCTGGTGGCGGCGGCATCTACTGCCTTCACCACGTGGCCGGCTTCCGCAACGGAACGCTCGTCGAGTGCCACCTCGGCGTCGAACAGCTGGAACAGGCGATTTTCACCGATGCACCCGAGCCAATCGATGGCCGGGTCCATGTGCCGGAGCGTCCTGGGTTCGGAGTGACGCTGAACAGAGACGTGCTCAAAGACACGCTCATTCGACCGGAATAA
- a CDS encoding enoyl-CoA hydratase-related protein: MAEKATFDDKRLADLDGFTVVIDAERQRADITLDRPPYNVVSMLARDQLRLVFEALDEDDRVRIIVVTGAGEHFSSGGNIKGFLEATPEHVSKLAWNIAAPARCSKPVIAANRGYCFGVGFELSLACDFRIATDTTRYALPEQKLGQIPGSGGSARLQKMVGVTRTKNIVMRSMRITGKQAYDWGIASDVVADADLETAVDALVDELIAFSPIAQRTAKKLLNDTDDALLTTAIELEGHSYSRLRQSDDFREGVNAFHEKRAAVFVGR, translated from the coding sequence ATGGCAGAGAAAGCCACTTTCGACGACAAGCGTCTCGCCGACCTCGATGGCTTCACAGTCGTCATCGACGCCGAGCGCCAACGTGCCGACATCACTCTGGACCGGCCGCCCTACAACGTCGTCTCCATGCTGGCACGCGACCAGCTTCGTCTCGTCTTCGAGGCGCTCGATGAGGATGACCGCGTCCGTATCATCGTGGTTACCGGTGCAGGGGAGCACTTCTCCTCGGGTGGCAACATCAAGGGCTTCCTCGAAGCGACTCCCGAGCATGTCTCGAAGCTCGCCTGGAACATCGCGGCGCCTGCACGCTGCTCCAAGCCGGTGATTGCCGCCAATCGCGGCTATTGCTTCGGCGTCGGTTTCGAACTGTCGCTCGCCTGCGACTTCCGCATCGCAACCGACACGACGCGCTATGCGCTGCCGGAGCAGAAGCTCGGCCAGATCCCCGGCTCCGGTGGCTCGGCACGCCTGCAGAAGATGGTCGGCGTCACGCGCACCAAGAACATCGTCATGCGCTCCATGCGCATCACCGGCAAGCAGGCCTACGACTGGGGCATTGCCTCGGATGTCGTCGCCGACGCCGATCTCGAGACCGCAGTCGATGCGCTCGTCGACGAACTGATCGCCTTCTCGCCGATCGCCCAGCGCACGGCCAAGAAGCTCTTGAACGATACCGACGATGCGCTGCTCACCACCGCGATCGAACTGGAAGGCCACAGCTACAGCCGCCTGCGCCAGTCCGATGATTTCCGCGAAGGGGTCAACGCCTTCCACGAAAAACGGGCCGCCGTCTTCGTCGGTCGCTGA
- a CDS encoding benzoate/H(+) symporter BenE family transporter gives MNTETRHIIEPAPGFASGLRDLPKHLTVKSFSAGLVAAIFGCSGPALIVIGAANDGGLTNGQTVAWLFAIYFLGGLISLFLALRYKQPVTGAYSIPGAALVAGSLATFSFDQAVGAFIMAGVIVFILGISGLIGKVMRWIPMPIVMAMIAGALMRFATGAVGSLGTAPLIAGAAIIAFFVSMRMTKTIPPVLAALVAGLIAAFATGSVGGAATDIAFVFPEFTAPTFTFDAFLAIAVPLALLVIGAENAQATGVLMAEGYKPPINMMTVISGVGGVAAGLLGGHNANIAGPMTAICSSEQAGENKEGRYAATVVNGILFGSFGIVAGAAVPIVMSLPGALIGTVAGLAMIGVLLAALQNAFGRSLGNQTGAFVALAVSLSNTTLLGISAPFWALVAGVVVSAVVEQHALTASKADGVAGVR, from the coding sequence ATGAATACGGAAACAAGACACATCATAGAACCGGCACCCGGCTTTGCCTCCGGACTGCGCGACTTGCCGAAGCATCTGACGGTGAAGTCGTTCAGTGCCGGCCTCGTCGCCGCGATCTTCGGTTGCTCCGGCCCGGCCCTGATCGTGATCGGCGCCGCCAATGACGGCGGCCTGACCAACGGCCAGACCGTCGCTTGGCTGTTCGCCATCTATTTCCTCGGCGGGCTGATCAGCCTGTTCCTGGCATTGCGCTACAAGCAGCCGGTCACCGGCGCCTATTCGATCCCCGGCGCCGCGCTGGTTGCCGGTTCGCTCGCCACCTTCTCCTTCGATCAGGCGGTCGGCGCCTTCATCATGGCCGGTGTGATCGTGTTCATCCTCGGCATTTCCGGCCTGATCGGCAAGGTCATGCGCTGGATCCCCATGCCGATCGTCATGGCAATGATCGCCGGTGCGCTGATGCGCTTTGCGACCGGGGCCGTCGGCTCGCTCGGCACCGCACCGCTGATCGCCGGCGCAGCAATCATCGCCTTCTTCGTGTCGATGCGCATGACGAAGACCATCCCACCCGTGCTTGCGGCACTCGTCGCCGGCCTCATCGCCGCCTTTGCGACCGGTTCTGTCGGTGGCGCCGCGACCGACATTGCCTTCGTCTTCCCGGAATTCACCGCGCCCACCTTCACCTTCGACGCCTTCCTGGCGATTGCCGTGCCGCTGGCACTGCTCGTCATCGGCGCCGAAAATGCGCAGGCGACCGGTGTGCTGATGGCCGAAGGCTACAAGCCGCCGATCAACATGATGACGGTGATCTCGGGTGTCGGGGGCGTGGCGGCAGGCTTGCTTGGTGGCCACAATGCCAACATCGCCGGCCCGATGACGGCGATCTGCTCCTCCGAGCAGGCCGGCGAGAACAAGGAAGGGCGCTATGCTGCGACCGTGGTCAACGGCATTCTATTCGGCTCCTTCGGCATCGTGGCCGGCGCCGCCGTGCCGATCGTCATGTCACTGCCCGGAGCGCTGATCGGAACGGTCGCCGGTCTTGCGATGATCGGCGTGCTTCTTGCCGCGCTTCAGAACGCGTTCGGACGGTCACTCGGCAACCAGACCGGCGCTTTCGTCGCGCTCGCCGTGTCGCTCTCCAACACCACGCTGCTCGGCATCAGCGCTCCGTTCTGGGCCCTCGTCGCCGGTGTCGTCGTCTCTGCGGTTGTCGAACAGCACGCATTGACAGCCTCAAAAGCTGACGGTGTAGCCGGCGTCCGCTGA
- a CDS encoding GntR family transcriptional regulator gives MRKITRQPEHVMLTEPQSILSRPSLHVQLIDHLRQMIVEGTLAPGRKIPERELCERFGVSRTPLREALKVLASEGLVRLLPNRGAIVHALTIEELHEVAPIMEALEGLCGEIAAKHVSDEEIDSITDLHLRMVSHFRAGELQPYFALNQQIHQALFIATRNEMLQTLYRGLSTRLMAARYHANISPTRWAEAVREHDEILAALSSRDAQRLAAILRSHLANTLSTVGDWLRNQDHEQILHRA, from the coding sequence ATGCGTAAGATCACCAGGCAACCGGAACATGTGATGCTGACCGAGCCACAATCGATTTTGAGCCGACCCTCCCTGCATGTTCAGTTGATCGATCATTTGAGACAGATGATCGTGGAGGGCACGCTGGCGCCGGGTCGCAAGATTCCCGAGCGTGAACTTTGCGAGCGTTTCGGTGTGTCGAGGACGCCGTTGCGCGAGGCGCTGAAGGTTTTGGCGTCCGAGGGTCTGGTCCGATTGTTACCAAACCGGGGAGCGATCGTACACGCACTGACGATCGAGGAGCTCCACGAAGTCGCGCCGATCATGGAAGCACTGGAAGGTCTTTGCGGAGAGATTGCCGCAAAGCACGTATCAGATGAAGAGATCGATTCGATCACCGACCTGCATTTGCGCATGGTGTCGCATTTCCGGGCAGGGGAGCTTCAACCCTATTTCGCACTCAACCAGCAGATCCATCAGGCGCTGTTCATCGCGACGCGCAACGAGATGCTGCAGACGCTCTATCGAGGCCTTTCCACGCGCCTGATGGCCGCGCGGTATCACGCCAACATCTCGCCCACCCGTTGGGCAGAAGCCGTGCGGGAGCACGACGAGATACTGGCGGCGTTGAGCAGCCGCGATGCCCAACGATTGGCGGCAATCCTTCGCTCGCATCTCGCGAACACACTCTCGACCGTTGGCGACTGGCTGCGCAACCAGGACCACGAGCAGATCCTGCATCGCGCTTGA
- a CDS encoding (2Fe-2S)-binding protein, which produces MSRLNAHEKKTVTFHLNGLPVRADAESRTLLSDFIRHEIGMTGTHVGCEHGVCGACTIQVDGAPARACLLLAVQAEGADIRTVEALSPGEGQLSPLQAAFKRHHGLQCGFCTPGILMSLDALISARPDAGRDEVRDHLSGHLCRCTGYVTIVEAALSALDEIRREAKSNV; this is translated from the coding sequence ATGTCTCGCCTGAATGCCCACGAGAAGAAGACCGTTACATTCCACCTCAACGGTCTGCCTGTCAGAGCCGATGCGGAAAGCCGGACGCTTCTGAGCGACTTCATCCGCCATGAGATCGGCATGACCGGCACCCATGTCGGCTGCGAGCACGGCGTCTGCGGAGCGTGCACGATCCAGGTCGATGGCGCACCGGCACGCGCCTGCCTGCTGCTCGCCGTCCAGGCGGAAGGAGCCGACATCCGCACCGTCGAGGCGCTGTCGCCCGGCGAAGGCCAGCTCTCGCCGCTTCAGGCCGCGTTCAAGCGGCACCACGGCCTTCAATGTGGCTTCTGCACGCCCGGCATCCTGATGTCGCTCGATGCGCTGATCAGCGCACGGCCCGACGCCGGACGCGACGAGGTGCGCGACCATCTTTCTGGTCACCTCTGCCGGTGCACCGGATACGTGACGATCGTGGAGGCCGCGCTTTCGGCCCTCGATGAAATCCGGAGGGAGGCCAAGAGCAATGTTTGA
- a CDS encoding TRAP transporter substrate-binding protein, producing the protein MIYKTARILAATAALSAATLASQLAFAEPFALRISGENPLAGLDMQMAQRFGENLETALGDDFSHEFFHTQALGDEVVHMQMVRSGQIDVYPLGSDAVQLDPKWAMFDMPFLIGDRNDVARMLDGEVGEALRASMRDAAGLEVLAFGELGFRQITNNVRPVAVPADLEGVRLRVPGSETRVLTFQTFGASPVSMNLGELYLALQSGTVDGQENPLADITARSFEEVQEFLSISNHVYTPVTLVMNAAKYDALTPEQQAAVKEAAQEAAEYTRQLGTEADIKLLEELTSSGDIAVNEIDRDAFVEASTPVWEAIGGIAGQEFVDMVVASAQQ; encoded by the coding sequence ATGATCTACAAGACAGCCAGGATACTCGCCGCAACGGCAGCACTTTCTGCTGCCACGCTTGCTTCGCAGCTTGCCTTTGCCGAGCCGTTTGCGCTTCGCATCTCGGGCGAAAACCCGCTTGCCGGCCTCGACATGCAGATGGCGCAGCGTTTCGGGGAAAACCTCGAAACCGCACTCGGCGACGACTTCTCTCACGAGTTTTTCCATACCCAGGCCCTCGGCGACGAGGTCGTGCACATGCAGATGGTTCGTTCGGGCCAGATCGATGTCTATCCGCTCGGTTCGGATGCCGTCCAACTCGATCCCAAATGGGCGATGTTCGACATGCCGTTCCTGATCGGCGACCGCAACGACGTCGCGCGGATGCTCGATGGCGAGGTCGGCGAGGCTCTGCGGGCATCGATGCGCGATGCGGCAGGCCTGGAAGTTCTGGCATTCGGTGAGCTCGGCTTCCGTCAGATCACCAACAATGTCCGCCCCGTGGCGGTCCCGGCCGATCTCGAAGGAGTCCGTTTGCGCGTTCCCGGCAGCGAAACGCGCGTGCTGACGTTCCAGACGTTTGGCGCGTCCCCGGTCAGCATGAATCTCGGCGAGCTTTATCTCGCCCTTCAAAGCGGCACCGTCGACGGTCAGGAAAATCCGCTCGCAGACATCACGGCCCGGTCCTTCGAGGAAGTGCAGGAATTCCTGTCCATCTCGAACCACGTCTATACGCCCGTCACGTTGGTGATGAATGCCGCCAAATACGATGCGCTCACACCCGAACAGCAGGCCGCGGTGAAGGAAGCCGCTCAGGAGGCCGCCGAATACACGCGCCAGCTGGGTACGGAAGCCGACATCAAGCTGCTCGAGGAACTGACCTCATCGGGAGACATCGCCGTCAACGAGATCGACCGTGATGCATTCGTTGAAGCATCTACGCCCGTATGGGAAGCGATCGGCGGCATCGCCGGTCAAGAGTTCGTCGACATGGTCGTCGCCAGCGCACAGCAGTAA
- a CDS encoding phytanoyl-CoA dioxygenase: protein MSEAYHSGLSQAQIAHFIEHGYIKLEGAFDSELASQGRAELWKAMGLSPDAPETWKQPVIRLGFMTGKPFVDAANTPVLHGSYDALVGEGQWLRPNGLGSFPVRFPSPNDPGDAGWHVDASFGNDNPDFMQWRVNVKSSGRALLMLFLFSDVGELDAPTKIRKGSHRAIATQLLPAGEGGLTLGELAADGFNSTADCEEGLATGQAGTVYLCHPFLVHSAQPHQGTRPRFMAQPPLLPKGEFDPSLPPSAVQIAIHALAPAMLHAGDDA from the coding sequence ATGTCGGAAGCCTATCATTCTGGTCTGAGCCAGGCTCAGATCGCGCACTTTATCGAACATGGATATATCAAGCTCGAAGGTGCCTTCGATAGCGAGCTGGCCTCACAAGGGCGTGCCGAGCTTTGGAAGGCAATGGGTCTCTCACCTGACGCACCGGAGACATGGAAGCAGCCTGTTATCCGCTTGGGCTTCATGACGGGCAAGCCTTTTGTAGACGCTGCCAACACCCCGGTCCTGCACGGTTCGTATGATGCGCTGGTCGGCGAGGGTCAGTGGTTGAGGCCCAATGGTTTGGGCAGTTTCCCGGTGCGCTTTCCGTCGCCAAACGATCCGGGTGATGCGGGATGGCACGTCGATGCTAGCTTTGGTAACGACAACCCTGATTTCATGCAGTGGCGGGTCAATGTGAAAAGCAGCGGCCGCGCCCTGCTCATGCTGTTCCTTTTCTCCGATGTCGGGGAATTGGATGCGCCCACCAAAATCAGGAAAGGGTCGCACCGCGCCATCGCAACACAGTTGCTGCCGGCTGGAGAAGGCGGTCTTACGCTTGGCGAACTGGCCGCTGATGGCTTCAATTCGACAGCCGACTGCGAAGAAGGGCTGGCCACCGGACAAGCTGGGACGGTTTATCTCTGCCACCCTTTCCTCGTCCATTCCGCACAACCGCATCAAGGTACCAGACCTCGTTTCATGGCCCAACCTCCGCTCCTGCCGAAAGGTGAGTTCGACCCGTCGCTACCACCGTCTGCGGTGCAAATAGCCATTCATGCCCTCGCCCCAGCCATGCTCCATGCTGGCGATGATGCGTGA
- a CDS encoding AMP-binding protein, producing the protein MFDLGTSFVASVDRDPQALAIVDGATRLTYAEWYTRISALVAGLDEMGLTRGDHVLTAMQNRWENASLHWACQFAGIIVTPLNWRVKADEVDHGVEDSGAMAVFYEEVTEDAVATSAKAAGLIRKSAIELAALMQGKAPLAVPQASAEDWSLMLYTSGTTSKPKGVPRRHRAERAGALAHVAQNLYRHGERTLGVMPLYHTMGVRSLIASSLTGGAFICLPRFDAGKAIDLIEAEAITNLYLVPTLYHDVIHHEGFSPERVKSVTKLGYAGASMTNGLLRKLDDAFKPELFVNHYGSSEIYTFSIEQKAAAKPGSAGRAGINQMIRVAKLNAADPDELAVPGEEGEIIALAKSDEAFEGYWNRPDATAKALRKGWYFTGDTGFFDEDGDLFVTGRADDMIITGGENVSPVEVESCLSLHDNVAEVAVVGLPDERWGKIVTAFVKRRGSVTAEELDLHCKTSGLANFRRPRRIVFVEDIPKSPVGKILRRMLVAGDYREEQRTPEHQ; encoded by the coding sequence ATGTTTGATCTGGGAACGAGTTTCGTGGCGAGCGTGGATCGCGATCCGCAGGCGCTCGCCATCGTCGATGGCGCCACGCGACTGACCTATGCCGAATGGTATACGCGTATTTCGGCGCTCGTCGCCGGGCTAGACGAGATGGGCCTGACGCGCGGCGACCACGTGCTGACGGCGATGCAGAACCGCTGGGAGAATGCCTCGCTGCACTGGGCCTGTCAGTTCGCCGGCATCATCGTCACGCCACTCAACTGGCGCGTGAAAGCTGACGAGGTCGATCACGGGGTCGAGGATTCCGGTGCCATGGCGGTGTTTTACGAGGAAGTCACCGAAGACGCCGTCGCAACGTCCGCCAAAGCTGCCGGCCTCATCCGCAAGTCCGCCATCGAGCTGGCTGCGCTGATGCAGGGCAAAGCACCACTCGCAGTGCCTCAGGCATCGGCGGAAGACTGGTCGCTGATGCTCTACACGTCCGGCACGACGTCGAAGCCCAAGGGCGTGCCGCGCCGCCATCGTGCCGAACGGGCCGGAGCGCTCGCCCATGTGGCGCAGAACCTCTATCGCCACGGCGAACGCACACTCGGCGTCATGCCGCTCTACCACACGATGGGCGTGCGCTCGCTCATCGCGTCCTCGCTGACCGGCGGCGCCTTCATCTGCCTGCCGCGCTTCGATGCCGGAAAAGCCATCGATCTCATCGAGGCCGAGGCGATCACCAATCTCTATCTCGTCCCCACGCTCTATCACGACGTGATCCATCACGAAGGCTTCTCTCCCGAGCGCGTGAAGTCGGTCACCAAGCTTGGCTATGCGGGTGCCTCGATGACGAACGGGCTTCTGCGCAAGCTCGACGACGCCTTCAAGCCCGAACTGTTCGTGAACCACTACGGCTCGTCCGAGATCTACACGTTCAGCATCGAGCAGAAGGCGGCGGCCAAGCCTGGCTCTGCGGGACGTGCCGGCATCAATCAGATGATCCGTGTCGCCAAACTGAACGCGGCCGATCCCGATGAGCTTGCCGTACCCGGCGAGGAAGGCGAGATCATCGCGCTCGCCAAGAGCGACGAAGCCTTCGAAGGATACTGGAACCGGCCCGACGCAACCGCAAAAGCCTTGCGCAAGGGCTGGTACTTTACCGGCGACACCGGCTTCTTCGACGAAGACGGCGATCTCTTCGTCACGGGCCGTGCCGACGACATGATCATTACCGGCGGCGAAAACGTATCGCCGGTCGAGGTCGAGAGCTGCCTGTCGCTGCATGACAATGTCGCCGAAGTCGCCGTCGTCGGCCTTCCGGATGAACGCTGGGGCAAGATCGTCACCGCCTTCGTCAAGCGGCGCGGCAGCGTGACGGCCGAAGAACTCGACCTGCATTGCAAGACCTCCGGCCTCGCCAATTTTCGTCGACCCCGCCGCATCGTCTTCGTCGAGGACATCCCGAAATCGCCGGTCGGCAAGATCCTGCGCCGCATGCTGGTTGCCGGCGATTACCGCGAAGAACAACGCACTCCCGAACATCAATAA